In Longimicrobiaceae bacterium, one DNA window encodes the following:
- a CDS encoding multicopper oxidase family protein → MPKIRLPWCGALLAAAALVPLSAAAQQQCGDLVEPPTMHAHGDTLRMAPATYRVGDSTFTTNVYNRHFVAPTIHIERGDTLRLYVVNAMVPNANQPDSTIAITNQHYHGLVVTPNPVHGDNVTSVKISRDTAWYFDFPVPVDVNHEGMYWYHPHPHGNTSTQVAGGLSGALMIGSILTYFPQYRGVRERTLLVRDMTFNGNSNPLLNVNGSTCVTMRVRRGHPELWHIGNFDANTFVNLKLPGMKWTLLGMDGNHLTRPLRVDSLYLAPGSRAEVIVEAPPATVSRVPFITAPVDASTPGPTDTLGYLVTEALPLGSARPASAVAAPPTGPEPAGDDALALATIRSLREAASVQKRRFTYQFLGNTSAGIDSTIYSPDEPPINVPIDSVQEWTLVNQTGNRHTFHIHQTDITIVSINGVPVTENFLRDNVPLGVHPDGNGNFAGDTVVVRFKFPRVAMGPFVFHCHVLIHEDQGMMRNVCAYDANDPDGQAKCNAYFSGNGGHAGHGGH, encoded by the coding sequence ATGCCCAAGATCCGTCTCCCGTGGTGCGGCGCCCTGCTGGCGGCCGCCGCGCTCGTCCCGCTGAGCGCCGCGGCGCAGCAGCAGTGCGGCGACCTGGTAGAACCGCCCACCATGCACGCGCACGGCGACACGCTGCGGATGGCTCCGGCCACCTACCGCGTGGGCGACAGCACCTTCACCACCAACGTCTACAACCGCCATTTCGTCGCCCCCACCATCCACATCGAGCGGGGCGACACGCTGCGGCTGTACGTGGTCAACGCCATGGTGCCGAACGCCAACCAGCCTGACAGCACGATCGCCATCACCAACCAGCACTACCACGGCCTTGTGGTCACGCCCAACCCCGTGCACGGCGACAACGTGACCAGCGTGAAGATCTCGCGCGACACGGCCTGGTACTTCGACTTCCCCGTGCCCGTGGACGTGAACCACGAGGGCATGTACTGGTACCACCCCCACCCTCACGGCAACACCTCCACCCAGGTGGCGGGCGGGCTCAGCGGCGCGCTGATGATCGGCAGCATCCTCACCTACTTCCCGCAGTACCGCGGCGTGCGCGAGCGCACCCTGCTGGTGCGCGACATGACCTTCAACGGCAACAGCAATCCGCTGCTGAACGTGAACGGCAGCACCTGCGTGACCATGCGGGTGCGCCGCGGCCACCCGGAGCTTTGGCACATCGGGAACTTCGACGCGAACACCTTCGTCAACCTCAAGCTGCCGGGCATGAAGTGGACGCTGCTGGGGATGGACGGCAACCACCTCACCCGCCCGCTGCGGGTGGACTCGCTGTACCTGGCCCCCGGGTCGCGGGCTGAAGTGATCGTGGAGGCGCCGCCCGCCACCGTCTCCCGGGTGCCCTTCATCACCGCGCCGGTCGACGCATCCACGCCGGGACCCACCGACACGCTCGGCTACCTGGTCACCGAGGCCCTTCCGCTGGGCAGCGCGCGGCCCGCGTCCGCCGTGGCGGCTCCGCCCACCGGGCCGGAGCCTGCGGGTGACGACGCGCTGGCGCTGGCGACGATCCGCTCGCTGCGCGAGGCGGCGTCGGTGCAGAAGCGCCGCTTCACCTACCAGTTCCTGGGCAACACGTCCGCCGGAATCGACAGCACCATCTACTCGCCAGACGAGCCGCCGATCAACGTGCCGATCGACTCGGTGCAGGAGTGGACGCTCGTCAACCAGACGGGCAACCGGCACACCTTCCACATCCACCAGACCGACATCACCATCGTCTCCATCAACGGCGTGCCGGTGACGGAGAACTTCCTGCGCGACAACGTGCCGCTGGGCGTTCACCCCGACGGGAACGGCAACTTCGCCGGCGACACGGTGGTGGTGCGCTTCAAGTTCCCCCGGGTGGCGATGGGGCCGTTCGTCTTCCACTGCCACGTCCTGATCCACGAGGACCAGGGGATGATGCGCAACGTCTGCGCGTACGACGCGAACGATCCCGACGGGCAGGCGAAGTGCAATGCGTACTTCTCCGGCAACGGCGGGCACGCCGGCCACGGCGGGCATTGA